In one Cherax quadricarinatus isolate ZL_2023a chromosome 100, ASM3850222v1, whole genome shotgun sequence genomic region, the following are encoded:
- the LOC128704602 gene encoding uncharacterized protein — MVVSIVAAAMLALLGLTYAYPDSDALDTVEVGLSKRDLEFNQYVPGYRLRGEPSCEALRAMWRQSKREARRATSTNQLPRTRSYNYGRLSAFAPDPKARPNKHAYGHVLNYPVPQRASPFDTLRAILGPGDRRGMYEKVHRKLAAVRGPGRSSKGRYDELRRIMTVEQQEPRPLALSLRAAQETQPSAKSRRDPAGLYPRALGGSTQFSQQGFMGPLLPADSRQPTFVQWQPSISHPDTRECAELRGKMCRSDSDCRCSGLYRCSKARCKVSSKLPVVEDSLGAWFSGPVEQPELGVWNPH, encoded by the exons ATGGTGGTTAGTATTGTGGCTGCAGCCATGTTGGCCCTTTTGGGGCTTACATATGCCTATCCTGACAGCGATGCCCTGGATACTGTAGAGGTAGGCCTAAGCAAACGGGACCTGGAGTTTAATCAGTACGTTCCAGGGTATAGGCTGAGAGGTGAGCCTAGCTGTGAGGCGCTCCGCGCGATGTGGAGACAGAGCAAAAGAGAGGCGCGCAGAGCGACTTCGACTAACCAGTTACCCAGAACGAGGTCCTACAACTACGGAAGGCTTAGCGCCTTTGCCCCTGATCCAAAGGCTCGGCCGAACAAGCACGCCTATGGGCATGTTCTTAATTACCCAGTGCCACAGCGAGCAAGTCCCTTCGACACCCTGAGGGCCATTCTAGGCCCCGGAGACCGCAGGGGTATGTACGAGAAAGTGCACAGGAAGTTAGCTGCAGTTCGGGGCCCTGGACGTTCATCCAAAGGCCGATACGACGAACTACGGAGAATCATGACTGTGGAACAACAGGAACCACGTCCGCTAGCGCTGTCGCTTCGCGCGGCGCAGGAAACACAACCCAGCGCCAAGTCGCGACGGGACCCTGCGGGTTTGTACCCTAGAGCCCTGGGTGGGTCCACCCAATTTAGTCAGCAGGGCTTTATGGGACCCCTATTACCAGCTGACTCAAGACAGCCTACCTTCGTACAGTGGCAGCCGTCTATATCACATCCTGATACG CGAGAATGTGCTGAGCTGAGAGGAAAGATGTGCAGAAGTGACTCTGACTGCAGGTGTTCAGGACTGTACCGCTGTAGTAAGGCCAGATGTAAAGTCTCCAGTAAACTGCCAG